In Erinaceus europaeus chromosome 10, mEriEur2.1, whole genome shotgun sequence, one DNA window encodes the following:
- the KYAT1 gene encoding kynurenine--oxoglutarate transaminase 1 isoform X3: MAKQMQARRLKGLDYNPWVEYARLATEYDAVNLGQGFPDFAPPDFALEAFQHAVSGDLMLNQYTKAFGYPPLTKILASFFGKLLGHELDPLTNVLVTVGAYGALFTAFQALVDEGDEVIIIEPFFDCYEPMTLMAGGRPVFVSLKPSPTRDGELNSSSNWRLDPDELASKFTPHTKALVLNTPNNPLGKVFSQTELELVASLCQQHNVVCISDEVYQWLVFDGCQHISIASLPGMWERTLTIGSAGKTFSATGWKVGWVLGPDHLMKHLRTVHQNSIYHCPTQTQAAVAESFEKEQLCFGQPSSYFVQLPRAMQRSRDYMARSLQSVGLMPVLPQGSYFLITDISGFKSKMPDLPGAANEPYDRRFVKWMIKNKPTGQPPHLCSPHPSCLEGTMWKLDCLLPRAWQPSLSPSSSACLIRRTSTTTSASVL; the protein is encoded by the exons GGTGGAGTATGCCAGACTGGCCACTGAGTATGATGCCGTGAACCTGGGCCAAGGCTTCCCTGACTTCGCACCCCCAGACTTTGCTCTGGAAGCCTTCCAACATGCTGTCAGTGGGGACTTGATGCTCAACCAGTACACCAAGGCCTTT GGTTACCCACCACTGACGAAGATCCTGGCTAGTTTCTTTGGGAAGCTGCTGGGACATGAGCTAGACCCACTCACAAACGTGCTGGTAACTGTGGGTGCCTATGGGGCCCTGTTCACAGCCTTCCAGGCCCTGGTGGATGAAGGTGATGAG GTCATCATCATTGAGCCCTTTTTTGATTGTTATGAGCCCATGACACTGATGGCAGGTGGCCGCCCTGTGTTTGTGTCCCTGAAGCCG AGTCCAACCCGGGATGGGGAGCTGAATTCCAGCAGCAACTGGCGACTAGACCCCGATGAGCTGGCCAGCAAGTTCACTCCTCACACCAAGGCTCTCGTGCTCAACACCCCGAACAACCCTCTGGGGAAG GTGTTCTCCCAGACAGAACTGGAGCTGGTGGCCAGCCTGTGCCAGCAGCACAACGTGGTGTGTATCAGTGACGAGGTCTACCAGTGGCTGGTCTTTGATGGGTGTCAGCACATCAGCATTG CCAGCCTTCCAGGCATGTGGGAACGAACCCTGACCATTGGCAGTGCCGGCAAGACCTTCAGTGCCACCGGTTGGAAG GTGGGCTGGGTTCTGGGCCCAGATCATCTCATGAAGCACCTGCGCACAGTACATCAGAACTCGATCTATCACTGCCCCACGCAGACCCAG gcTGCCGTTGCTGAGAGCTTCGAGAAGGAGCAGCTGTGCTTCGGGCAACCCAGCAGCTACTTTGTGCAGCTCCCACGGGCTATGCAGCGCAGCCGTGACTACATGGCACGCAGCCTGCAGTCGGTGGGCCTGATGCCTGTGCTCCCCCAGGGAAGCTACTTCCTCATCACAGATATCTCAGGGTTCA AGAGTAAGATGCCAGACCTGCCCGGCGCTGCCAATGAGCCATATGACAGACGCTTCGTCAAGTGGATGATCAAGAACAAG CCCACAGGGCAGCCTCCCCACCTctgttctccccacccctcctgccTGGAGGGGACCATGTGGAAACTTGACTGCCTTCTTCCCAGGGCTTGGCAGCCATCCCTGTCTCCATCTTCTTCAGCCTGTCTCATCAGAAGGACTTCGACCACTACATCCGCTTCTGTTTTGTAA